The nucleotide sequence GCGGCCTGACGATGAAGGCCCAGCCCGGCGACAAGCCCATTCAACGCTTGGACGCGATGAGCGGCGGCGAGAAGTCGCTGACCGCGCTCGCCTTCATCTTCGCCATCCAGCGACACAACCCGGCGCCCTTCTACGCGCTGGACGAGGTGGACGCCTTCCTCGACGCCGCCAACGCCGAGCGGGTGGGCGAGATGGTCGACGATCTGGCCGGCGAGGCACAGTTCGTCGTCGTCTCGCACCGCTCGGCCCTGCTGGATCGCTCCGAGCGCGCCATCGGCGTCACCATGCAGGGCGACAACGTGAGCGCGGTCACGGGCATCCAACTCGACGGCGACGCCGACCCGGAGGTGACCGCGGATGACTGAGGACCACCTCCCCAACGACGTCTCCCTCTCCGACACCGACGACGACGAGGTGGAGCCGGTCGAACTCCTCGTCCAGTTGGCCGAGGAGGGGGAGATCGACCCCTGGGACGTCGACATCGTCGACGCGACCGACGCCTTCCTCGACCGCCTCGACGGGACGGACCTGCGCACGTCGGGGCGGGCGCTGTTCTACGCGAGCGTCCTCCTGCGGATGAAAAGCGACGCCCTGCTCGGTCACGGGGCGGACCCGGAGCCGGAACCGGAGCCGTGGGAAGTGGCGATGGAGGGCGGCGATCCGGAGCTGGACGGCCCGGATCCGATCGACGCTCTGGAGACCGAACTCGACCGGCGGCTGGAGCGGAAACACGCCCGGGGGTCGCCGGAGACGCTCGACGAACTCGTGCGCGAACTCCGCGAGGCGGAGCGGAACTCGTGGTGGAAGGAGTCACGGTCGTACGACACCTCGGCGTCGCCGGGGGGGTACGACCGCGGGACGCAGACCCTCGACTACCGGGCGGCCGACGACCTCCGCGAGGGGGGTGAGCCGACCGAGGGCGACGTGACGGCCAACACCCACACCGAGGACATCGAGACGACCATCGAGTCGGTGCGCGACGCTCTGCGGACCCACTACGACGCCGGCCGCGCGGAGGTGCTGTTCGCGGAGGTTCGCGAGACCGGCGGGGCACCGGTCGACACCTTCCTCGCCCTGCTCTTTCTGGCCAACCGGGGGGCGATCAAGCTCCGACAGGACGACCTGTTCGGCGACCTCTGGATCCGGGACCCGTCGGCGCCGACGGTCGGCGACGAAGCCGTGGCGGACTGAGGGTCTCGGGACCGGCGAGACGCCCGGCGGAGACTCACGGTTTCGAGCCGTTGGACGACGAAGCCGTGGCGGACTGAGGGCGTCTCGGGACCGGCGAGACGGACGGCGGAGACTCACGGTTTCGAGCCGTTGGACGACGAAGCCGTGGCGGACTGATACTGTTTATTGTAAGTCATTACCGGTGGTTCGCCGAGACGGTCCGGCGAACCACCGGCAACCAGTTACAATAATCCGTATGAGGGCGTCGCTCTACTCCCGCACCGGGAGCGTATCCGTGACGACCAGGACGATGAACAGTCCGAGGACCGCGAGCAGGAACACCGCGACACGCACGTCGAGCAACAGGTCGGCGAGGGCGACGAGGCCGGTCTCGTGGGCGAGTTCGATCGTCTCGCGTTTGGCGACCGGGTACGGGGGGATGTGGACCGCCGTCAGGACCGTGACGACGGCGACGAGCAACCAGTCGAGACCGTCTCTATCGCGCATTCGTCCGGAGTGGGACGGCCGGTGGCTTAAACGTCGCGGCCCGATTATCAGACGAGCAGTCCGGATTCGAGCAGCGCGATCAGCACCGTCAGGATCGGGACGCTCAGGAGCGTCGTGACGAGGACGGTCGTGCTGACGTACTCGGCGACGGAGAGGCCGTTGCCGGCGGATTCGCCGCCGAACTCGACGACCAAGAGGAGGGGGGTGATGGCGGCCGGCGTCGCACATTCGAGAACGAACGTGCGCGCGACGGTGGTGTTCTGGAAGCCGACCAGGAGCGCGATGCCGGCGCCGACGAGGGGGGCGACGCCCATCTTCAGGACCGTCGCCTTGCCGACGCTCGACAGCGCCGCACCGTAGTCGGTGTCGGAGAGTTGGATACCGAGGATCAGGAGCATCATCGGAATGGAGGCGTTGCCGACGAGTTCGAGCGTCGCCATCGCGGTGCTGCCGGCGGGGGGGACGACGCCGAGATAGCGTGCGAGGAGGGCGGCGGCGACGGCGTAGACGAGCGGGATCTTGAGCGCGCGCTTCATGCCGCCGAGCCCGCGTGTGCCGCCGCTCCGCTGGGCGACGTAGATGCCACCGGTGTAGAGCAGGACCGACTGGACGGTCAGGTAGATGACGGCAGTGCTGCGGCCCTCGGGGCCGAACGCGAACTCCGAGAGCGGGATGCCGTAGTTGCCGGAGTTGGGGAAGGCACTCACGAGGACGAGCGCGCTCAGGACGGGTTCGGACTCGCCGGTGAGGCGGCCAACGACCTCCGCGAGGACGACCATCGTGACCAGGTAGGCCGCGGTGGCGACGCCGATGCGGGCGAGCGTCGATCCCCCGAAGGTCGCCGTGGCGATGCTGTGGAAGATGAGCGCGGGGACGAAGACGTACACCGTGATGGTGTTGAGCGGGCCGATGTCGATATCGCGGAGGCGCCCGATGAGTACCCCCACACCCGCGAGGGTGATGATCGGAAGGATCGCGGTCGCGAAAATCGAGAGCAGCGAACTCACGTGGCCTCCCCCCGATGCGGTCGGCGGTGCCGGCGGCGGTGGGCCGTCGGAGTCGTCCGGGACACGTTACGCGAGTCGCCAGGCGTCGCCCGCGGACTCGACGACGCCGCGGCGCTCCATCTCCGCGAGCACCTCGTCGAGGCGGTCGGGCTGGGCGATCTCCATCTCGATGCGCCGGACGTCGTGGTAGTCGGCGAGGGACGACCGGATGTCGTCGCGCTCGAAGCTGTCGTCGTCGGCTCGCTCCATGACGCCCTCGATCAGGTCGATCATGTCCTCGATGAAGTTCCACGGGTAGACGATCCAGGCCCACTCGTCGAGGCGTTCGCCGACGAAGTCGGGTTCGAACTCGCTGGTGTGGAGGAGTTGGAGGGTCGCGGTCCGCACCGCGTCGGGGTCGCGGCCGGCGACGTACTCGTGGGCGTGGCGGAGCGACTCGCCGGTGTCGGCGATGTCGTCGACGATCAGGACGTCCTTGCCCTCGACGCTCCCTTCGGGCATCGGGTAGCGCACCTCGGGGTCGGCGCCCTTGGCCGCGGTGCCGACGTAGTGTTCCATCTTCAGGCTGGTGAGGTCGTCGAGGCCGAGGAAGTCACAGCAACACCGGCCCGCGAACCAGCCGCCGCGGGCGAGCGCGACGATCACGTCGGGGTCGAACTCCGCGGCCCGCACTTCGTCGGCCACGTCCCGGCAGAGGCCGTAGATGTACTCCCAGTTGGTGATCGTACAGGTGAACTCGTCCGGGAGGTCGCTCATGGCGGCGACTCCGACGCCCGGGGTGTAAGGGTTTACGGGACGCGGTGGGGCAACAGGGTCTTGTCGCCCGCGGTGCAGGTCCGTGGCATGGACACGTACCGGACCCTGTTGATCGACGCGTTCGCCGCCGAACCGCTCGCGGGCAACGCGGCCGGACTCGTCCCCGACGCCGACGGGCTCACCGACGACCGGATGCGGGCCGTCGCCCGTGAACTCGGGGCGAGCGAGACGGCCTTCCTCACGCCCGACGCGGACGACGCGGACCGCCGGATCCGCTATTTCACGCCGACCCAGGAGGTGGACCTCTGTGGACACGCGACCGTCGCGGCCCTCGCCTTCCTCCACGAGGAGGGCGCCCTCGACGCCGGCGAGGGGTCGCTCCGGACGAACGTCGGCGTCCTCGACGTCGCGGTGACGGACGACGGCGTCGCCTGGATGACACAGGACGACCCGTCGGTCGAGACGGTCGATCTGGATTACGACCGCGCGGGCGAGGCGCTCGGGATCGATCCGGCGGCACTCCGCGACGTGGGGGCGGACCTCCCCGCCGCCGTCGCCTCGACCGGCCTCCCCTTCCTGACCGTCCCGGTGAACTTCCTCGAACACCTCGGGAACGCCGACCCCGACATGGACGCGCTCGACGCGCTCGCGGCCGATCACGGCGCCACGGGCGTCTACGCGTTCACCTTCGATACGCTCGACGCGGACTCGACGCTCCACGCGCGGATGTTCGCGCCGGGGGCCGGCGTCCCGGAGGACCCGGTGACGGGCACCGCGAGCGGCGCCTGCGGGGCCTACCTCCGTGCCGTCGACGCCTTCGACGACCTGCCGGACGAGATGCGTTTCGAGCAGGGCCACTTCGTGGACCGGCCGGGGCTGGTCCGGGTGCGGGTCGACGAGGACGTCCGCGTGGGCGGGCGTGCGGTGACGGCGCTCGACGGGTCGCTCGCGGTTCCGTCGACCGACGACGACGACATCCTGGAGGCGTAGTCGCGCCCGGGATCGACGGATCGAACCGAAATGCCGAAAACGGGGCTGTGAGTGGCTCAATCGGCAGTTAAGCCGTCCGGATCGGACGGCCGTAGTTGCACGGTTCGAAACCTTCTTTACGCCACTGGCGGGATTCGTGCGTACGAAATGGCTGTAGCTTGGCTGGAGGACGTGCGGTCTACCGACCTGGGGACGGTCGGTGGGAAGGCGGCTTCGCTCGGCGAACTTACCGAGGCTGGGTTGCCCGTGCCGCCGGGATTCGTCGTCACGGCCGGCACCTATCGGACGTTCATCGAGGAAGCCGGTATCGACGAGGAACTGTTCGGGGCAGTCGACGTCGACAGCGAGGACTCGTCGGCGCTCGCGGCGGCACACGAACGCGCCCACGAACTCATCATGGAGACGGAGGTTCCCGAGTCGGTACGCGAGGAGATCCTCGACGCCTACCGGACGGTCGGTGACGGCGAGGCGTTCGTCGCCGTCCGTTCGTCGGCGACGGCGGAGGACCTTCCGGACGCCTCCTTCGCCGGGCAACAGGAGACGTTCCTCAACGTCACCGAGGCGGACCTCATCGAGCGCGTCAAGGAGTGTTGGGCGTCGCTGTTCTCCCAGCGCGCCATCTACTACCGGAACCAGCAGGGGTTCCCCCACGACGAGGTCGACATCGCGGTGGTCGTCCAGCAGATGGTCGACGCCGAGAAGAGCGGCGTGATGTTCACCAGCCACCCCTCGACGGGCGATCCGCGGATCATCATCGAGGCGGCGTGGGGGCTGGGCGAGGCGGTCGTCTCCGGCGCCGTCTCCCCCGACAACTACGTCGTCGACCGGACGACGAGCGAAGTCGAGACGGCGACGGTCGCCACGAAGAAGGTGATGCACGTCAAAGACGAGGCGACCGGCGAGACGGTCGAACGCGACGTGCCCGAGGACAAGCGGGACCAGCGCGTGCTCACCCAGCCCGAAATCGAGCGGCTGGTCGAACTCGGCGAGACGGTCGAGGACCACTACGGCGAGCCACAGGACGTCGAGTGGGCGGTCGTCGACGGCGAGGTGTACATGCTCCAGTCCCGTCCGATCACGACCATCGACGAGGGCGAGGCGGCCGAGGAGGACGAAGACGACGAGGGGGACGGCGACCACCTGCTCTCCGGACTCGGCGCCAGTCCGGGCACCGTCAGCGGCCCCGTCCGGGTCGTCACGAAACTCGATCACCTGGATCAGGTGAGTCAGGGCGACGTCATCGTCACCGAGATGACGATGCCCGACATGGTCCCCGCGATGAAGCGGGCGGCCGCCATCGTCACCGACGAAGGCGGGATGACCTCCCACGCGGCCATCGTCTCCCGCGAACTCGGCGTCCCGGCGGTCGTCGGCTCGGGGAGCGCGACGCGGGTCCTCGAGGACGGCCAGGTCGTCACCGTCGACGGCGAGATGGGGACGGTTCACGAGGGACGTCTCTCGGGGACGGCGGAGGCGGACGTGCCGGCCGCCAACCCCGGGACCGACGACGACTCGGCGCCTGCGGCGGCGACGCCCAACCCCGTGACCGCCACCGAGGTGAAGGTGAACGTCTCCATCCCCGACGCGGCCGAGCGGGCGGCGGCGACCGGTGCCGACGGCGTCGGGCTCCTGCGGATCGAACACCTCGTCCTCTCGCTCGGGAAGACGCCGGAGCGGTACATCGAGGACGAGGGTTCGGAGGCCTACGTCTCGGAGCTCACGGACGGTATCCGACAGGTGGCCGAGGCGTTCTACCCCCGGCCCGTCCGGGTTCGCACCCTCGACGCCCCGACCGACGAGTTCCGACAGCTCGAGGGCGGCGACGAGGAACCCCACGAACACAACCCGATGCTCGGCTACCGGGGCATCCGGCGCAGCCTCGACCGCCCCGAGGTGTTCGAACACGAACTGGAGGCGTTCAAGCGCCTCTACGAGATGGGCTACGAGAACCTGGAGATCATGTTCCCCCTCGTCAACGACGGTGAGGACGTGGCCAGCGCCCGGGCCCACATGGAGGCGGTCGGCATCGACCCCGACAAACGCGAGTGGGGTGTGATGATCGAGACGCCCGCTAGCGCCATCGGCGCCGACGACATCGTCGACGAGGGCGTCGACTTCGTCTCGTTCGGGACGAACGACCTCACACAGTACACGCTCGCGGTCGACCGCAACAACGAGCACGTCTCGGACCGGTTCGACGAACTCCATCCCGCGGTGCTCGAACTGATCGGCGACACCATCGACGTCTGCCGGGCGGCGGACGTCGACACGAGCATCTGTGGACAGGCCGGCTCCCATCCCGACATGGTCGAGTTCCTCGTCCGCAAGGGGATCACCTCGATCAGCGCCAACATCGACGCCGTCGGCGACGTCCTGGAGACGGTCGATACGGTCGAAGAGCGCATGATCCTCGACGCGGTGCGTTGACATCCTCCCCGCCCTAAAGGGCGAGGATTCCCCGAAGGGGATATTCAGGTTGCGCGTTTCCTCGGGGTTCAAGTACGCTTTCGCGTGACCCGTCAACGGTCACCGTCCAGTTGTGACCAAGGACGTGCTTTTCAGCGCGTATAGCTCTGTCAATTGGGCCTTCCTCCCCGCAATCTGCGGGCGTCAACGGCGTGGAACGTAGTTCCACGGGCAATCGGGCGTAGCCCGATGACGACGACTGGCTATTCAACCAGCGAGGTAGCACGGTTCGCGTCAGCCGAACTGCTACGCCGTGCATGGTTCACCCTCCCGTTGTGCGATATTCTCCGAAGCGTTCAGGTCGGCGTGTCGTCCACGGCCACACTCCGAACACCAAAAGTGGTCACCATCACGGGTTCCCAGCGAACCACACGCCGAACACTCCTGACTGGTGTGGTACGCATCGATCTTCTCGACACGAATACCAGCGCGTTCAGCTTTGTACGTGATGAACTGCTGGAGTTGGTGGAAATGCCACGAGTGGACACCCGACCACGAACTGTTCTCACGGATGCCTTCGAGGTCTTCCATCCGAATGACGGGATTCTCGAACTGTTCCGCGAACGTGAGAAGACGACGGGAGAGTTTGTGGTTCAAGTGCTTGATTCGACGCTGTTCTTTGTCACCCACACGGTAACGTGCGCGAAGCGCACCCGCTTCTGATAGCGAATCGCGTAGGGAACGATATTTGCGTCGAACGTACTTCGCCTCACCACCCGATACCAGCATCGACTCACCTTCGCCGTAGGCAGTCACGGCGAGGATGTGTCGTTCACCAAATCGACACCGATGGGCGTCTCGCCCGACGTATCGGCGTCGTACTCGATATTGAACGTACAATACCAGTCGTCTCCGCGACGGTAGACCTGTAGACGAGTCTTGTCGGCGTCACCTTCGACCAGTCGATCTACTGGATTGGCAATGTCGTCGTACACCTCTATCGGGGCGTACCACCATTGGGAGACGCACGGGAAGCCAACGACGACCGTGCCGTTCTCGGTCGTATCGAGTTCCCAGTTCTGGTTGTTGATGGCGAACGGCTGACTCTCTCGGTAGCGAACCGCTCCGTCCTTATTATGGTCGGATTTTGCCTCCCGGATGGCTTGGTTCTGGATTGCCGAGTAGAGGTCGTTGTCGATGCTGGCCGTGGTCACGGATTTGCCGAAGTCGCCGTTCTCCCATCCGTCGATACAGAATTGCTTGGTGTCACGGTAGAGTCGAGTGGCGTGTTGCCACTCTTTGCGCCGTGAGAGGGATGGATTGTGGAACTTCGCGGTGACAGTCACCGTGACCTTACAACCGTAATCAGATGTGTTATTTTAAGCATCTGTTGGAATATCAGGCCGTGCTATCGTCGGTGGATTGTGTCATCAACTGTCGGATTCATCCCCGTCCTGAAGGGCGGGGCTTTCTCCTCACACTTCCGTAACGACCCGCGGTCGAACCTGAAAGACTTACGTCGGCCCCCTCCGAGGGTGAGGTGTGGACCCGTTCGTCCCCCTGCTCTCGGTCGACCTCCTCGGGTTCGAGTGGCTGTCGCGGTTGGTCCGCTCGGCGACCGGATGGGGCGGACTCGTCATCATCTTCGTCTACTCGTTTCTCATCGCCTTCGCGCTCCCGGGAGTCAGCGAAGTCGTCCTGCTCGCACCCCTCGATCTGGGCCTGCCGACCGAGCTACGACTGGCGCTGATCATCCTCGTCTCGGCGCTCGGCAAGGCCGCGGGCAGCGTCTTCGCCTTCCACCTCGGCCAGGAGGCCAAGGAGTCCGGACCGCTGATCCGCTGGCTCCGGCGCTCCCGGTTCGACGTGATCGCGTGGTCGGAGCGACGCACGGTGGAAATCGCCCGCCGCTGGGGCTACGCCGGCCTCGCGCTCGCGCTCTCGGTGCCTTTCTTCCCCGACACGCTCTCCATCTACGCCTTCGCGGTGCTGGAGGAGGATTACGTCCGCTTCGCCGCCGCGACGTTCGCGGGGAGTGTCGGCCGACTACTCGTCACGCTGGCGCTGAGCGCGGGCGTGGTGGCGGTGATCTGAGGGCTACTGCAACGCCGCGGGCGGGCCGCCGGGCAACCGGTCCCGGTCGTGTCCCTCGGTGAAGTCGATGTCGGGGCCCGTCGGCACCAGTCGTTTGGGGTTCACGTCACCGTGGCTGACGTAGTAGTGCCGGACGATGTGGTCCACGTTGACGGTGCGCTCGATGCCGGGCGTGGTGTAGAGGTCCTTCGTGTAGCCCCAGAGGTTGTCGTACTCGTGGATGGCCCGGCGGTTACACTTGAAGTGAGTGTGGTAGACGTGATCGAAGCGCACGAGCGTCGCGAACATCGCGAGGTCGGCCTCCGTGAGTCGGTCGCCGGCGAGGTAGCGCTGGTCCGCCAGCAGGTCGTCGTACCGATCGAGCGCGTCGAACAGTTCGTCGACGGCGCGGTCGTAGGCCGCCTGCGAGTCGGCGAAGCCGGCGCGGTAGACGCCGTTGTTGATCGGGTCGTAGACGTCCTCGATCAGGCGGTCGACCTCGTCGCGGTAGCCCTCGGGGTAGAGGTCCACGTCCCGGGTCGCCAGCTCGTCGCCCGCGACGTCTAACATCCGCATGATCTCCGCGGACTCGTTGTTGACGATGGTCTCCCGCTCCCGGTCCCAGAGGACGGGCACGGTCACCCGTCCCGTGTAGTTCGGGTCGGCGCGGACGTAGATATCCCGGAGGTACTCCTCGTCGTACAACGGGTCGGGTTGGGCCTCGGAGAACTCCCAGCCCTGGTCGTAGCGCTCGGGCTGGACCAGCGACAGGGAGATGGCGTCGTCCAGTCCCTTGAGCGCGCGGGTCATGGCGGCCCGGTGTGCCCAGGGACACGCCCGGCAGATGTAGAGATGGTAGCGTCCGGCCTCGACCGGGAAGGCCTCGTCCGGACCGATCCGGTCGCGGAACGTCGTCGTCTGGCGCTGGAACTCGCCGTCGTCGGTGGCGTAGTCGGTGCCGACCCACTCGCCGTCCACGAGGCCACTCATCGTGGCATCACCGTAGCGGTCATCGACCGGGATAGGGCGTCGACCGCGAAAAGGGTTGGGCGGTTCGGCGCGGTCGCAAAGTATAACCACCACCCGATGATACTACTGAGTGGTATGTCTTCGTACGAGCAGTTCAGTCAGGTCGGCGAGGCGGACGTAACCCGGGCGATCGGTCAGGAGTGGACCGAGGAGTTCATGGACTTCTCGGACTCCGACGTCCTGATCGTCGGCGGCGGTCCCTCGGGGCTGATGGCGGCGAAGGAGCTCTCCGAGCGGGGCGTGAAGACGATGGTCGTCGAGAAGAACAACTACCTCGGCGGCGGGTTCTGGCTCGGCGGCTTCCTGATGAACAAGGTGACCGTCCGGGACCCGGCCCAGGACGTCCTAGAGGACCTCGACGTGGATTACAAGCCCGCCCAGGACACCGAGGGGCTGTACGTCGCCAACGGGCCCGAGGCGTGTTCGGGACTGATCAAGGCCGCGTGTGACGCCGGCGCCAAGATGCAGAACATGACGGAGTTCACCGACATCGTGATCCGCGAGGATCACCGCGTCGGCGGCATCGTCATGAACTGGACGCCGGTTCACGCGCTGCCCCGGGAGATCACCTGCGTCGACCCCATCGCCGTCGAGGCGGACCTGGTCATCGACGCGACGGGCCACGACGCCGTCGCCATCTCCAAACTCGACGAGCGCGGCGTCCTCGACGCGCCGGGCATCCAGCACGCCAAGGAGCACAACACGGGCATGGACCAGACCGGCGACGACTCCTACGGGGCGCCGGGCCACGACTCGCCGGGCCACGACTCGATGTGGGTCGGCGAGAGCGAGGACGCGGTCGTCGAACACACGGGCTTGGTCCACGACGGCCTGATCGCGACGGGGATGGCCGTCGCCACCACCTACGGCCTGCCGCGCATGGGCCCGACCTTCGGCGCCATGCTCGTCTCGGGGAAGCGCGCCGCCCAGGCCGCCATCGACGAACTCGGCGTCGACGCGCCGGACGTCGAACTCACGTCGCGGGCGCCCGCCGACGACTGATCGGGCGTCCCGATGGTCGACACCGTCACGCTCTATCGCGCCCCGACGACGCCCGCGGACGCCGACGCCATCGCGGACTGGCTCCGCGACCGGATCGACGCCGAGGTGCGGGTGCGCGACCGGCTGCTGTCGACTGCTGCGGACGACGACCTCCCCGAGGAACTGGCGGCCGCCCGCGTCACCGACCCCTACGAGCGGGCGACGGGCAACACGATGCTCGGCATCGTCCGGTACGAGGAGCGAGCGCTCGACGATCCGGAGCGGGCCGGGGGCGTCGTCTACGACGGGCTGGCGGTCCAGCGGGCGCTGAACGCTCGCCTCCCCGGGGAGCGGGGGCTGGATCACCTGCATCTCCCCCTCCTCGACCGCGTGATCGGCACCTGGGGCGACCACGACGGCCGCTGGCACAAGCGGGTGGCCGTCCTCGGCCAGCCCGCCCTGCTCTCTGTCCCGGGCCTCTACGAGGCGCCGGCCAAGCCCGAGGCCTACTACGAGGCGAAGAGCAAACACGCCCTGATGACGGGCGACGCGCCGCCCCGCGAGGTGCTGGAGGCCGAAATCGAGGGCGACTTCCTCGTCGCCGACGACCCGCGGACGACCGAGGCGCTGAAGGGGTACGCCCTCGCTGCGGTCGACCTCCTGGAGACGGGGACGGCCTTCTGTGACGACGAGCGGTGTCGCCTCCACGACGCCCACCGCCAGCCGGGGGTCGTGCGGGCACAGCTACGCGATCCACCCCTCTGCGAGCGACACGCGGCCCGGTACGGGTAGTCACCGCCCGCCGGCGCTCAGGTAGGCGAACCCGCCCATCCGCGTCCCGTGGGAGGTCGAGGGGCAGCGTTCGAGGAGCGTCCGGTGTGCGCCCGCGACCCGGCGGTCGAGGACCCGCGCGGGCGGGTCGTCGTGGTGGTCGCGGGTGCCCGGCGGCGCCGTCGTGGCGACGACGACGCCGAACAGCGGGTTCAGCGGGCGTCCGGGGAGCCGGTGGCTCCGAGCGAGATCCAGGAGCGCGATCCGCGAGGGGTCGAGACCGTCGAGCCACCCGTCGACCGTCGCCGCGGGGTCGGGGAGCATCCCCACGAGGAACGTCGCGAGGACGGCGTCGGCGCCGTCGAGCGGGAGGCGCGTGGCGTCGCCCCGGCAGACGGCCACGTTCGTCCACCCCTCGCGGGCGACGAGGGCCCGGGCCCGTCGCACCGCACCGGGCGCGAAGTCGACGCCGACGACTGTGCCCTCGGGACCGACCCGGTCGCGGAGGAGCAACAGGTTCGCCCCCGTCCCGCAGCCGACGTCGACGACGGTGTCGCCGGGGGAGAGGTCGAGCCGCGCGACGGCGGCCCGGCGGAGGCGACGGATCCCGGGCGCCCGGCGCGCGAGGCGGTCGTAGACGCCGGCCCACCGGGAGTAGAAGGTCTGGGCGGCCGCCGCGCGGTCGGGGTCGGGCGTCGTCATTCCTGGCAGTGGTCCCGGACGATCCGGGCCACCGTGGGGGCGTCGGCCCCGAGGACGTAGGTGATCGGCTCGATGCCGAAGCCGCCGGTCTGGTAGAGGACGAAGGGCGCGTCGGGGTCGGCCTCGCGGACGGCCTCGACGACGCCCGGCCGGGCCGCCTCGTCGTCGTGTGTGTCGTCCCCAGATCGATCGTCTTCGACGTCGAACTCGACGGTCGGATACCCGGCCGCGTGCAGGCCCTCGATCAGGGCGGGATCGTAGCGGAGGTTGAGGGCGCCCCGGACGGCGGCGCCGGCGGCGCGTGCCGACAGCAACACCGAGGCGACGTGTTCGCTGACGCCGAACTCGGGGTCAGAGGGCACCGTCGCGGTGCCGCGGACGTCGAAGATGCGGCCGGGGACCGCCGCCACGTCCTCCACGTCCGCGGCGTCGGGCAGACACTCCACCAAGTTCGAGCCGACGTTCGGCACGAAGCCGGCAAAGCCCGAGGTGTTCCGAAGGATCCGGAGTCCCCGCCGCACCGACGACCGGACCTCCTCGGTCGTCCGTACGGTGCTCTCGGGGTCGTGGACGTC is from Haloplanus salinarum and encodes:
- a CDS encoding PhzF family phenazine biosynthesis protein, producing the protein MDTYRTLLIDAFAAEPLAGNAAGLVPDADGLTDDRMRAVARELGASETAFLTPDADDADRRIRYFTPTQEVDLCGHATVAALAFLHEEGALDAGEGSLRTNVGVLDVAVTDDGVAWMTQDDPSVETVDLDYDRAGEALGIDPAALRDVGADLPAAVASTGLPFLTVPVNFLEHLGNADPDMDALDALAADHGATGVYAFTFDTLDADSTLHARMFAPGAGVPEDPVTGTASGACGAYLRAVDAFDDLPDEMRFEQGHFVDRPGLVRVRVDEDVRVGGRAVTALDGSLAVPSTDDDDILEA
- a CDS encoding YqaA family protein, giving the protein MDPFVPLLSVDLLGFEWLSRLVRSATGWGGLVIIFVYSFLIAFALPGVSEVVLLAPLDLGLPTELRLALIILVSALGKAAGSVFAFHLGQEAKESGPLIRWLRRSRFDVIAWSERRTVEIARRWGYAGLALALSVPFFPDTLSIYAFAVLEEDYVRFAAATFAGSVGRLLVTLALSAGVVAVI
- a CDS encoding phosphoribosyltransferase codes for the protein MSDLPDEFTCTITNWEYIYGLCRDVADEVRAAEFDPDVIVALARGGWFAGRCCCDFLGLDDLTSLKMEHYVGTAAKGADPEVRYPMPEGSVEGKDVLIVDDIADTGESLRHAHEYVAGRDPDAVRTATLQLLHTSEFEPDFVGERLDEWAWIVYPWNFIEDMIDLIEGVMERADDDSFERDDIRSSLADYHDVRRIEMEIAQPDRLDEVLAEMERRGVVESAGDAWRLA
- the ppsA gene encoding phosphoenolpyruvate synthase; the protein is MAVAWLEDVRSTDLGTVGGKAASLGELTEAGLPVPPGFVVTAGTYRTFIEEAGIDEELFGAVDVDSEDSSALAAAHERAHELIMETEVPESVREEILDAYRTVGDGEAFVAVRSSATAEDLPDASFAGQQETFLNVTEADLIERVKECWASLFSQRAIYYRNQQGFPHDEVDIAVVVQQMVDAEKSGVMFTSHPSTGDPRIIIEAAWGLGEAVVSGAVSPDNYVVDRTTSEVETATVATKKVMHVKDEATGETVERDVPEDKRDQRVLTQPEIERLVELGETVEDHYGEPQDVEWAVVDGEVYMLQSRPITTIDEGEAAEEDEDDEGDGDHLLSGLGASPGTVSGPVRVVTKLDHLDQVSQGDVIVTEMTMPDMVPAMKRAAAIVTDEGGMTSHAAIVSRELGVPAVVGSGSATRVLEDGQVVTVDGEMGTVHEGRLSGTAEADVPAANPGTDDDSAPAAATPNPVTATEVKVNVSIPDAAERAAATGADGVGLLRIEHLVLSLGKTPERYIEDEGSEAYVSELTDGIRQVAEAFYPRPVRVRTLDAPTDEFRQLEGGDEEPHEHNPMLGYRGIRRSLDRPEVFEHELEAFKRLYEMGYENLEIMFPLVNDGEDVASARAHMEAVGIDPDKREWGVMIETPASAIGADDIVDEGVDFVSFGTNDLTQYTLAVDRNNEHVSDRFDELHPAVLELIGDTIDVCRAADVDTSICGQAGSHPDMVEFLVRKGITSISANIDAVGDVLETVDTVEERMILDAVR
- a CDS encoding segregation and condensation protein A, coding for MTEDHLPNDVSLSDTDDDEVEPVELLVQLAEEGEIDPWDVDIVDATDAFLDRLDGTDLRTSGRALFYASVLLRMKSDALLGHGADPEPEPEPWEVAMEGGDPELDGPDPIDALETELDRRLERKHARGSPETLDELVRELREAERNSWWKESRSYDTSASPGGYDRGTQTLDYRAADDLREGGEPTEGDVTANTHTEDIETTIESVRDALRTHYDAGRAEVLFAEVRETGGAPVDTFLALLFLANRGAIKLRQDDLFGDLWIRDPSAPTVGDEAVAD
- a CDS encoding glutathione S-transferase family protein, translated to MSGLVDGEWVGTDYATDDGEFQRQTTTFRDRIGPDEAFPVEAGRYHLYICRACPWAHRAAMTRALKGLDDAISLSLVQPERYDQGWEFSEAQPDPLYDEEYLRDIYVRADPNYTGRVTVPVLWDRERETIVNNESAEIMRMLDVAGDELATRDVDLYPEGYRDEVDRLIEDVYDPINNGVYRAGFADSQAAYDRAVDELFDALDRYDDLLADQRYLAGDRLTEADLAMFATLVRFDHVYHTHFKCNRRAIHEYDNLWGYTKDLYTTPGIERTVNVDHIVRHYYVSHGDVNPKRLVPTGPDIDFTEGHDRDRLPGGPPAALQ
- a CDS encoding AEC family transporter, with amino-acid sequence MSSLLSIFATAILPIITLAGVGVLIGRLRDIDIGPLNTITVYVFVPALIFHSIATATFGGSTLARIGVATAAYLVTMVVLAEVVGRLTGESEPVLSALVLVSAFPNSGNYGIPLSEFAFGPEGRSTAVIYLTVQSVLLYTGGIYVAQRSGGTRGLGGMKRALKIPLVYAVAAALLARYLGVVPPAGSTAMATLELVGNASIPMMLLILGIQLSDTDYGAALSSVGKATVLKMGVAPLVGAGIALLVGFQNTTVARTFVLECATPAAITPLLLVVEFGGESAGNGLSVAEYVSTTVLVTTLLSVPILTVLIALLESGLLV